The window ATTCCTTGGCGGGATCGCTGCCAATGCAATTAACCTTTATTCTAATTCTCTGGCGTTTCTTTCAATAGGATTTAGGTCAGAGAGATGGGTGGCCATCATCGTTGCATCCATATGTGGCATAATCATTATTCCATAAGGAATAGAGTTTAAGTTTTAAATTATGGTTTTGCAATACATATAGAATAGATCAATTTATCGCCATTGCGCAGAATAATAATTATAAAGCGGTGTATTTAAGACATCTTCAAAGTTCATGGCAAACATATTCCTTATCTTTTCCCGATTTATGGATCCTATAGGTATCAGAAAAAAATAGGATCAGTTTAAAAAAAGTTAGAGGTTTGGGGGGAGCAGTAATTCTCCTTCTTCGGACAAGAGATACACGGACTTCTCTCAACGAATTTATTTATAAATTGTCTTCCCACATTCTTTTGTATCATCCACGATAAACAAGTTTACGATGCTTGAGCGGGATCGATGAGATCCGAATTCACGCCTGTGGAGATCGATTTTATCATTGAAGCAGGAATATCCGAAGCCTCAGCTGAGGATCAGCTCACTGAATTGCTATTTTGAGGCTTCTTCATTTTCTTCAAAAAAATCAACTATGCTCCGGTCGGGATTTGGACCCGAGTCGGGGGATTGAGAGTCCCTAATGCTTGGCCGGACTACACCACCGGAGCTTTGAGGGAAATTTCATTTAGACATTTATTCTTTTTGATTGGCAATCCGCATGAATGATGCACCGCCTTTCAAAGCATAAATATATAATAATGCGGATAGAAACACAAATGCCGCCATCGTGAATATCTTCATATTCTGAAATTCCTTGGAATAAACAAATGAACCTGCAAGTATGAGTATTAGATACATGGGTAGCCACATTCCGTATCTCATATCGATCTTTCCTAGCCCCTTCTCCTTAAACAAAATCAGCAATATCGGAATGAGAAACAACGCTATTATCACTACTATCTTGGTGAATGGCGTTATGAAGGCTATCAAACCAGCCAGCACAAACACCACAGGCTGCACTATACCATATAAACCCTTAAGCGTGCTATCTCTACCCGGAACTTTACGAAGAACACCTGAGGATGCGGCTGGACCAATAAATGATATCAGAAGAAGCACACCGAGCGCCTCTATTATTGAATGCCAGTTTTTGAGTGTAAGCAGTACCACTGCAGATATTGCAAAATTAAAAAGCAGTGCGACTCTTGGAATACCGCTTTTGTTATCAACATTGACGAAAAATGATGGCATGAATCCGTCCTTCGCGAGCGCATAGGTTGCTCTGGAATTGGAGGCTATTGCAGCCATGGAGGATCCGCTTGGAGAATAGATGGAATCAGCGATTATAAGTGAATAGAGCCACATCATGTTGAAATACATCGCAATATCGGCAAATGGTGATGAGAGGAACAGATCCGCCCAACCATGAGCCAGCAATCCGGAAGGAATGGAACCGATGAAAGATATTTCCAGTATTATGTAAAATACGAGCGAAAACACTATGACCAGTATCAGGGCGATGGGGCCATCTCTAGCTGGTCTTTTTGCTTCGCCGGCAAGATTTATCACAGCTTGGAAGCCCAGATATGAATAAATTATACCGGCTGAGACTATGGCCGCAAGTATGGATGATGGCCCGTAGGGAACGAAACCGTAAGCGGTAAAGTTATGAAATTTGAAGGTCAGTAAGATGAGCGTAAGCATGGTTATCGTTGGGACGACTATCTTTAGCGCGGTCAATCCATTGATTATACGGGCAAAGGTCCTGACTCCGTAATAATTTACAAGCACAAACAGAAACATGAATCCAATGGCTATTGCAAGCCCCTCTGACGTCAGTGAACCATCAATGAATATGCCATTGACGTATGAAGACATGTATTCAACAAGCGCGCTGGCCTCGCTGGGCGGATTCATAGTATATGCAAGCCAAAGAGCCCAGCCTGTGATAGATCCTGCGATCTTTCCATGGGTATACAGTGGATATCGAACCATGCCACCGGCTTCTGATCTGAAACTCATAAGATGGGAAAATGTCAACCCAACCAGCAATACCAGTATGCCTCCGATGATCCATGATATGATAGACGCTGGGCCGGCAGCTCTGGCGGCATAAAGCGGGGCAAACAGCCATCCTGACCCGATCACCCCGGTTATGCCTATCATGAATAGATCAAGTATCCCGAGCTCTTTCCTCAGCTTTCGATCCTCTTCGACGTATCTTCTCTCGTTGATGTATTTATTACCGTAGTTGCCTGGAGTCGTTCCGTCCATTTCTACTGTCGATGAAATTTTCATATAAAATTCTTATGATGTATGCAAAGGCATGCATTGTATTACCGCGATTCATAAAATATAACGACAATTCAGCAGAGCATAATGTCTGACCGTACATGGATTGCCGATATTGAATAAGCATCATCGCCTCGCCACTGATCTCATCAGCCTGTTTCCTATGATTACAATGCTGATAGAAGCAAATATGGCTATTGTAAGCACAGGTGACCATATCATAACCGGATCATGCGGATTTCTGTATATCAGAAGCGTGCCCATCACCGGTGCAAGCGGCGAAATGAAACCGCTTATCAGCTGTGCAGATCCGAAGTATTCGCCACGTCTGTCCTCTGGTGCGATTTTTGAAATTATGGAATTAGTAACCGGAGCAAGTATGTTTTCGCCTATGGTTATAAGGACTATATCAAGACCAAGGAGGATTATGCTATGTATGAAGGCGAGGATGAAGAAGCCAATTCCGTACACTATGGTTCCAAGAGCCAGCTGATTGAAACCGTTGAATCTCTCTATGGCGCGTATTATTGGCATCTGCAAAGCTATTACGGTTATTCCGTTTATGGAGTAAAGGATACCTATCATGCTGTTCGGAATCATGTATATGACTGAGAGGAAGAGTGTGAGCGTTGTGCCCCACTGCCCAGATACGAAGTATGTAACGCCGATCAGCGCAGCAACTATGATAAAATACCTATCAGAAAAGGGCACATTGAAACGGCCCGTACTTGTTCTGAGCTTACCTGTCTCATTCACGAGGAAGTAGTAGAGAAGAAATTCAACTATGGCTCCACCAGCGCCGAATATGAAGATGTAAAAATACGAATAATCGGCGAGAAATCCACCAATGGCTGGGCCGGCACTGAACCCCAGATTGCCGGCTATGCGCAGGATGCCAAATGAACCGGTTCTCTCCCCTATACTCGTTACATCTGAGACTATTGCATTGTCCGCTATCCACTGTATGACCGATATGGGTTCTATAGTCAGGAACTCCGCCATGATCACCATGACTTTTGCACGGTACAGGATAGAGAACGCAGTTATCATCATTAGCGCAAAGAGGAATATAGGTATCGCCAGCGATATTTTTCTCCGGCCGAGAGTGTCCACAAGATTACCACCGTAAACTGAAAACGGAAGTGCTATGATCGCTGTCAGAAGGAAGAGTACTCCGCTAACGTATACTGGAAGACCTCTAATCTCCGTGAGGTACACCGGAATAAATATCCAGATCTGAGATCTTGCAAGG of the Thermoplasma sp. Kam2015 genome contains:
- a CDS encoding APC family permease; translated protein: MDGTTPGNYGNKYINERRYVEEDRKLRKELGILDLFMIGITGVIGSGWLFAPLYAARAAGPASIISWIIGGILVLLVGLTFSHLMSFRSEAGGMVRYPLYTHGKIAGSITGWALWLAYTMNPPSEASALVEYMSSYVNGIFIDGSLTSEGLAIAIGFMFLFVLVNYYGVRTFARIINGLTALKIVVPTITMLTLILLTFKFHNFTAYGFVPYGPSSILAAIVSAGIIYSYLGFQAVINLAGEAKRPARDGPIALILVIVFSLVFYIILEISFIGSIPSGLLAHGWADLFLSSPFADIAMYFNMMWLYSLIIADSIYSPSGSSMAAIASNSRATYALAKDGFMPSFFVNVDNKSGIPRVALLFNFAISAVVLLTLKNWHSIIEALGVLLLISFIGPAASSGVLRKVPGRDSTLKGLYGIVQPVVFVLAGLIAFITPFTKIVVIIALFLIPILLILFKEKGLGKIDMRYGMWLPMYLILILAGSFVYSKEFQNMKIFTMAAFVFLSALLYIYALKGGASFMRIANQKE
- a CDS encoding MFS transporter, encoding MPETSFTYRSILIRKQMQAVSGAQFIRVLARSQIWIFIPVYLTEIRGLPVYVSGVLFLLTAIIALPFSVYGGNLVDTLGRRKISLAIPIFLFALMMITAFSILYRAKVMVIMAEFLTIEPISVIQWIADNAIVSDVTSIGERTGSFGILRIAGNLGFSAGPAIGGFLADYSYFYIFIFGAGGAIVEFLLYYFLVNETGKLRTSTGRFNVPFSDRYFIIVAALIGVTYFVSGQWGTTLTLFLSVIYMIPNSMIGILYSINGITVIALQMPIIRAIERFNGFNQLALGTIVYGIGFFILAFIHSIILLGLDIVLITIGENILAPVTNSIISKIAPEDRRGEYFGSAQLISGFISPLAPVMGTLLIYRNPHDPVMIWSPVLTIAIFASISIVIIGNRLMRSVARR